From Glycine max cultivar Williams 82 chromosome 11, Glycine_max_v4.0, whole genome shotgun sequence, the proteins below share one genomic window:
- the LOC100801140 gene encoding protein PLASTID TRANSCRIPTIONALLY ACTIVE 16, chloroplastic: MAPTLTSNSSFLSTSPHSRVSLRNPRLRVFAKKSGSFPSFGLGKPKDDSSSAEEKDNSSNSNPFRLDFGKIPDVTSLIPVPSNTSAPGFSFGNTRRKDPSTVFVAGATGQAGIRIAQTLLREGFSVRAGVPELGSAQELARLATQYKIISNEQAKRLNAVQSSFDNADTIAKAIGNAGKVVVTIGPTENGPTAEVSSSDALQVVQAAQLAGVGHVAIVYDESSTGASTYNVLDGLSSFFNNLFSRSQPLTIQEFLQKVIETDVKYTFIKTSLTDDFSPESSYNVVVLGEGSASANDYKVAKSKIASLVADVFSNTEVAENKVVKVHSDPSAPLKRVDELFSPIPEDGRRKAYAEMQEKTKAEEEARVAAEKAREASESAKKLEEEVKRLSQQETRAASLAQEAQEKAEAGGASVENLLNKAKDFGAGFSWEKLSSQITTSIQKPDEDEKPKVQLATVRGQAKARNLAPNKAVVKQTPQRSAAKPKVEKPKQTETPKEVRKVFGGLFKQETIYVDDD; the protein is encoded by the exons ATGGCTCCCACTCTTACATCCAATTCATCTTTTTTAAGCACCAGTCCTCATTCAAGGGTGAGCCTCCGGAATCCAAGGCTGAGAGTCTTTGCCAAGAAGTCTGGATCATTCCCATCATTTGGACTAGGCAAGCCCAAAGATGATTCTTCTTCTGCTGAAGAAAAAGATAACTCATCCAATTCCAACCCCTTTCGTTTGGACTTTGGAAAGATACCCGATGTAACGTCTTTGATCCCAGTTCCAAGCAACACTTCTGCGCCAGGCTTTTCTTTTGGAAACACAAGGCGCAAGGACCCTTCAACAGTGTTTGTTGCCGGCGCAACGGGGCAGGCTGGTATTCGCATTGCACAAACGTTGTTAAGGGAAGGTTTCAGTGTACGGGCTGGAGTCCCCGAACTTGGTTCTGCCCAAGAACTTGCTCGTCTCGCTACTCAATACAAG ATTATATCAAATGAACAGGCAAAGCGTCTGAACGCTGTGCAATCAAGCTTTGACAATGCAGACACAATAGCCAAAGCAATAGGCAATGCCGGCAAGGTGGTTGTCACCATTGGTCCGACAGAGAATGGTCCAACCGCAGAGGTATCTTCATCAGATGCCTTGCAAGTGGTTCAGGCAGCACAGCTGGCAGGAGTAGGCCATGTGGCCATCGTCTATGACGAGAGCAGCACTGGGGCCTCAACCTACAATGTACTGGATGGCCTCTCATCCTTCTTCAACAACCTCTTCTCCAGGTCTCAACCGTTGACCATACAAGAGTTCTTGCAGAAAGTCATTGAAACGGATGTCAAGTACACCTTCATCAAGACAAGTTTGACTGATGATTTCTCACCGGAGAGTTCCTACAATGTGGTTGTCTTGGGCGAAGGAAGCGCCAGTGCAAACGACTATAAA GTAGCAAAGTCCAAGATCGCATCGTTGGTGGCTGATGTCTTCTCCAACACAGAGGTAGCAGAAAACAAG GTTGTGAAAGTGCACTCGGATCCCAGTGCCCCCTTGAAGCGTGTAGATGAACTTTTCAG CCCTATTCCTGAGGATGGAAGAAGGAAAGCCTATGCTGAAATGCAGGAAAAAACAAAGGCAGAGGAAGAAGCAAGAGTGGCAGCTGAAAAGGCCCGTGAAGCTTCTGAATCAGCAAAGAAGTTGGAAGAAGAGGTGAAAAGGCTTTCACAGCAAGAAACACGGGCTGCAAGTCTGGCTCAAGAGGCCCAAGAGAAGGCAGAGGCTGGCGGGGCTTCAGTTGAAAACCTCTTGAACAAGGCAAAAGACTTTGGTGCAGGGTTTTCCTGGGAAAAGTTGAGCTCACAGATTACTACTTCAATCCAAAAGCCTGATGAGGATGAGAAACCAAAGGTGCAGCTAGCCACTGTAAGGGGACAGGCCAAGGCTCGGAATCTCGCGCCTAACAAAGCAGTGGTCAAACAAACACCTCAGAGAAGTGCAGCTAAACCAAAGGTGGAAAAACCAAAGCAGACAGAGACACCAAAGGAGGTGAGGAAAGTATTTGGTGGCCTGTTCAAGCAAGAGACTATCTATGTTGATGATGACTAG
- the LOC100790051 gene encoding serine/arginine repetitive matrix protein 1 isoform X2, whose translation MSGGFFRGTSADQDTRFSNKQAKLMKSQKFAPELEHLVDMTKVNMEVIKPWITRRVTELLGFEDEVLINFIHGLLDAKEVNGKEVQIQITGFMEKNTGKFMKELWMLLLSAQKNASGVPQQFLDAKEEELLKKKAESDLIASEIQRKTDNEDREIMEERLKKLDGGFDSKDNDTASDPTLKLRDSGYREWDGKETDKRNGVRARSRLSRSPHSPAVSISPHRGSPSRSMSKSFSNSRSYSGGRHRSRSISRSPEAQGPSLSAERIRRSPRRRSISPQRHSPRRSPHRRIPYSRRSRSPSPERRRMHSPVHRRSPSFRRRRSPSPVRRHRSPSPVRRRRSPSPVRRRRSPSPVRRRRSPSPVRRRRSPSPVRRRRSPSPVRRRRSPSPVRRRRSPSPGRRHRSPSPGRCHRSPSPLGQRRSLSPRRRRSLVTRHRSPSPVRRIPPTNVQNRSDSPMQSPSHIRQRTESVTRQPSSPLGSAIRDKCGKASHYKSQDSMSTPEKSPIQSVSQEARSETSSEGRSPHESPMKQRRDKLSNEINTNPLKKQRTQRPSRDSPDTRDEAEETHYSRESRDPKMNSSQKISKHFPVSKRKGSPAKYRHEEFSPERVSGHPASEHHYDNNDWSKKGQEIMRDKSSGKGNEFPAQKSSMNKETFSREKPQESYAVDIKKSDVKDQSHSNYAKSSYRHHKSETTQDLVGKGDRVNHNASHDSVSEDSGKHRREGKDRKRHKRSEKKYTSSDEDYSDDSELEDRKEAKRRRKEEKKLQKEEKRRRCEEKRRRREERRAEKLKMKSKTDDISGDEEAKRMDYHQSDSVVTPSEQKKLEIELRNKALESLKAKKGMNN comes from the exons ATGTCGGGCGGTTTCTTTCGA GGCACATCGGCGGATCAAGACACTCGGTTTTCGAACAAGCAAGCGAAGCTGATGAAATCGCAGAAGTTTGCAccggaactggagcatctg GTGGACATGACGAAGGTGAATATGGAAGTAATTAAGCCTTGGATCACCAGAAGGGTGACTGAGCTTCTTGGGTTTGAAGATGAAGTGCTTATTAACTTCATACACGGTCTTCTGGATGCGAAG GAAGTGAATGGGAAAGAAGTTCAAATACAAATTACTGGATTTATGGAAAAAAACACTGGAAAGTTCATGAAAGAGCTTTGGATGCTGCTTCTCAGTGCGCAGAAAAATGCAAGTGGTGTTCCTCAGCAGTTCTTGGATGCCAAGGAAGAAGAACTCCTGAAGAAGAAG GCTGAAAGTGATCTGATTGCAAGTGAAATTCAGAGGAAAACAGATAATGAAGATAGAGAGATCATGGAAGAGAGGCTGAAGAAACTG GACGGTGGATTTGATTCGAAGGATAATGATACTGCATCAGATCCAACTTTGAAGCTCAGGGATTCAGGGTACCGGGAGTGGGATGGGAAGGAAACTGACAAGAGGAATGGTGTTAGAGCAAGGAGCAG GCTTTCTAGGTCTCCACATTCACCTGCAGTTTCCATTTCACCTCATCG AGGCTCACCTTCAAGGTCAATGAgcaaatcattttcaaattctcgAAGTTATTCAGG TGGTAGACACAGGTCAAGGAGTATATCTAGGTCTCCAGAGGCTCAAGGTCCCTCTCTTTCTGCTGAAAGGATTCGCCGTTCTCCACGACGACGATCTATTTCTCCTCAAAGGCATTCCCCACGACGTTCTCCTCATAGGAGGATACCTTATTCAAGAAGATCTAGATCTCCTTCTCCTGAACGACGCAGAATGCATTCTCCAGTCCATCGTAGATCACCATCTTTTCGACGACGTAGATCACCTTCTCCTGTTCGACGACATAGATCGCCTTCTCCTGTGCGACGACGTAGATCGCCTTCTCCTGTGCGACGACGTAGATCGCCTTCTCCTGTGCGACGACGTAGATCGCCTTCTCCTGTGCGACGACGTAGATCACCTTCTCCTGTGCGACGACGTAGATCACCTTCTCCAGTGCGTCGGCGTAGATCACCTTCTCCAGTGCGCCGACGTAGATCACCTTCCCCTGGGCGTCGACACAGATCACCTTCTCCTGGGCGCTGTCATAGATCACCATCACCTCTTGGACAACGGAGGTCACTCTCACCTAGACGACGAAGATCACTTGTTACTCGGCATAGGTCACCTTCACCAGTACGCCGAATACCGCCAACCAATGTGCAGAATAGATCAGACTCCCCCATGCAATCCCCCTCCCACATACGACAAAG AACAGAATCCGTGACTCGTCAACCCTCTAGTCCTCTGGGGTCGGCAATAAGAGATAAATGTGGCAAAGCTTCACACTATAAATCACAAGATTCAATGTCCACACCTGAGAAGTCTCCAATTCAATCTGTATCTCAAGAAGCAAGGAGTGAGACCAGCAGTGAAGGTCGAAG TCCTCATGAGAGCCCTATGAAACAAAGAAGAGataagttgtccaatgaaataAACACGAATCCTCTGAAGAAACAAAGAACCCAAAGACCTAGCCGTGACAGCCCAGATACAAGAGATGAAGCAGAAGAAACGCACTATTCCAG AGAAAGCAGAGATCCAAAAATGAATTCATCACAAAAGATATCAAAACATTTCCCTGTTAGTAAGCGAAAAGGTTCACCTGCAAAATATCGTCACGAGGAGTTCTCTCCTGAAAGGGTGTCAGGTCATCCAGCTTCTGAACATCattatgataacaatgattgGAGTAAGAAAGGCCAGGAGATAATGCG TGATAAATCTTCCGGAAAGGGCAATGAATTTCCTGCTCAAAAGTCATCAATGAACAAAGAAACTTTTTCCAGGGAGAAGCCTCAAGAATCTTATGCTGTAGATATTAAAAAATCAGATGTCAAGGACCAATCCCATTCAAACTATGCCAAAAGCAGTTATCGGCATCACAAATCCGAAACCACTCAAGATTTAGTTGGAAAAGGTGATCGTGTCAATCACAATGCTTCACATGATTCTGTTTCTGAGGATAGTGGTAAGCATAGACGGGAGGGAAAGGATAGGAAAAGGCATAAAAGGTCTGAGAAAAAGTATACATCTTCTGATGAGGATTATAGTGATGATTCTGAGTTAGAGGACAGGAAAGAGGCTAAGAGGAGGAGAAAAGAGGAGAAGAAGCTGCAGAAGGAGGAGAAGCGTCGAAGATGTGAAGAGAAGCGACGCAGAAGGGAAGAACGGCGTGCGGAGAAGCTGAAAATGAAGAGTAAAACAGATGATATTTCAGGTGATGAGGAGGCTAAACGAATGGATTATCATCAAAGTGATAGTGTAGTTACACCATCTGAGCAAAAGAAGCTTGAGATTGAATTGCGGAACAAGGCTCTTGAATCCCTCAAAGCAAAGAAGGGCATGAATAACTAA
- the LOC100790051 gene encoding serine/arginine repetitive matrix protein 1 isoform X1, translating into MSGGFFRGTSADQDTRFSNKQAKLMKSQKFAPELEHLVDMTKVNMEVIKPWITRRVTELLGFEDEVLINFIHGLLDAKEVNGKEVQIQITGFMEKNTGKFMKELWMLLLSAQKNASGVPQQFLDAKEEELLKKKAESDLIASEIQRKTDNEDREIMEERLKKLDGGFDSKDNDTASDPTLKLRDSGYREWDGKETDKRNGVRARSRLSRSPHSPAVSISPHRGSPSRSMSKSFSNSRSYSGGRHRSRSISRSPEAQGPSLSAERIRRSPRRRSISPQRHSPRRSPHRRIPYSRRSRSPSPERRRMHSPVHRRSPSFRRRRSPSPVRRHRSPSPVRRRRSPSPVRRRRSPSPVRRRRSPSPVRRRRSPSPVRRRRSPSPVRRRRSPSPVRRRRSPSPGRRHRSPSPGRCHRSPSPLGQRRSLSPRRRRSLVTRHRSPSPVRRIPPTNVQNRSDSPMQSPSHIRQRYGSRTPSLSPSPLQRRSPIPSKQRSPNISPQRSPQDEQSSQSPIRCVSPSPIRKNSPRHQKSPLHSSMGRVRTESVTRQPSSPLGSAIRDKCGKASHYKSQDSMSTPEKSPIQSVSQEARSETSSEGRSPHESPMKQRRDKLSNEINTNPLKKQRTQRPSRDSPDTRDEAEETHYSRESRDPKMNSSQKISKHFPVSKRKGSPAKYRHEEFSPERVSGHPASEHHYDNNDWSKKGQEIMRDKSSGKGNEFPAQKSSMNKETFSREKPQESYAVDIKKSDVKDQSHSNYAKSSYRHHKSETTQDLVGKGDRVNHNASHDSVSEDSGKHRREGKDRKRHKRSEKKYTSSDEDYSDDSELEDRKEAKRRRKEEKKLQKEEKRRRCEEKRRRREERRAEKLKMKSKTDDISGDEEAKRMDYHQSDSVVTPSEQKKLEIELRNKALESLKAKKGMNN; encoded by the exons ATGTCGGGCGGTTTCTTTCGA GGCACATCGGCGGATCAAGACACTCGGTTTTCGAACAAGCAAGCGAAGCTGATGAAATCGCAGAAGTTTGCAccggaactggagcatctg GTGGACATGACGAAGGTGAATATGGAAGTAATTAAGCCTTGGATCACCAGAAGGGTGACTGAGCTTCTTGGGTTTGAAGATGAAGTGCTTATTAACTTCATACACGGTCTTCTGGATGCGAAG GAAGTGAATGGGAAAGAAGTTCAAATACAAATTACTGGATTTATGGAAAAAAACACTGGAAAGTTCATGAAAGAGCTTTGGATGCTGCTTCTCAGTGCGCAGAAAAATGCAAGTGGTGTTCCTCAGCAGTTCTTGGATGCCAAGGAAGAAGAACTCCTGAAGAAGAAG GCTGAAAGTGATCTGATTGCAAGTGAAATTCAGAGGAAAACAGATAATGAAGATAGAGAGATCATGGAAGAGAGGCTGAAGAAACTG GACGGTGGATTTGATTCGAAGGATAATGATACTGCATCAGATCCAACTTTGAAGCTCAGGGATTCAGGGTACCGGGAGTGGGATGGGAAGGAAACTGACAAGAGGAATGGTGTTAGAGCAAGGAGCAG GCTTTCTAGGTCTCCACATTCACCTGCAGTTTCCATTTCACCTCATCG AGGCTCACCTTCAAGGTCAATGAgcaaatcattttcaaattctcgAAGTTATTCAGG TGGTAGACACAGGTCAAGGAGTATATCTAGGTCTCCAGAGGCTCAAGGTCCCTCTCTTTCTGCTGAAAGGATTCGCCGTTCTCCACGACGACGATCTATTTCTCCTCAAAGGCATTCCCCACGACGTTCTCCTCATAGGAGGATACCTTATTCAAGAAGATCTAGATCTCCTTCTCCTGAACGACGCAGAATGCATTCTCCAGTCCATCGTAGATCACCATCTTTTCGACGACGTAGATCACCTTCTCCTGTTCGACGACATAGATCGCCTTCTCCTGTGCGACGACGTAGATCGCCTTCTCCTGTGCGACGACGTAGATCGCCTTCTCCTGTGCGACGACGTAGATCGCCTTCTCCTGTGCGACGACGTAGATCACCTTCTCCTGTGCGACGACGTAGATCACCTTCTCCAGTGCGTCGGCGTAGATCACCTTCTCCAGTGCGCCGACGTAGATCACCTTCCCCTGGGCGTCGACACAGATCACCTTCTCCTGGGCGCTGTCATAGATCACCATCACCTCTTGGACAACGGAGGTCACTCTCACCTAGACGACGAAGATCACTTGTTACTCGGCATAGGTCACCTTCACCAGTACGCCGAATACCGCCAACCAATGTGCAGAATAGATCAGACTCCCCCATGCAATCCCCCTCCCACATACGACAAAGGTATGGTAGTAGAACTCCTTCACTCTCTCCATCTCCATTGCAACGTAGATCACCTATTCCTAGTAAGCAAAGATCTCCCAATATCTCCCCACAGAGGTCTCCTCAAGATGAACAGAGTTCTCAATCTCCAATACGGTGTGTATCTCCATCTCCAATTAGGAAAAATTCTCCAAGACACCAAAAAAGTCCCTTGCATTCTTCTATGGGGAGAGTCAG AACAGAATCCGTGACTCGTCAACCCTCTAGTCCTCTGGGGTCGGCAATAAGAGATAAATGTGGCAAAGCTTCACACTATAAATCACAAGATTCAATGTCCACACCTGAGAAGTCTCCAATTCAATCTGTATCTCAAGAAGCAAGGAGTGAGACCAGCAGTGAAGGTCGAAG TCCTCATGAGAGCCCTATGAAACAAAGAAGAGataagttgtccaatgaaataAACACGAATCCTCTGAAGAAACAAAGAACCCAAAGACCTAGCCGTGACAGCCCAGATACAAGAGATGAAGCAGAAGAAACGCACTATTCCAG AGAAAGCAGAGATCCAAAAATGAATTCATCACAAAAGATATCAAAACATTTCCCTGTTAGTAAGCGAAAAGGTTCACCTGCAAAATATCGTCACGAGGAGTTCTCTCCTGAAAGGGTGTCAGGTCATCCAGCTTCTGAACATCattatgataacaatgattgGAGTAAGAAAGGCCAGGAGATAATGCG TGATAAATCTTCCGGAAAGGGCAATGAATTTCCTGCTCAAAAGTCATCAATGAACAAAGAAACTTTTTCCAGGGAGAAGCCTCAAGAATCTTATGCTGTAGATATTAAAAAATCAGATGTCAAGGACCAATCCCATTCAAACTATGCCAAAAGCAGTTATCGGCATCACAAATCCGAAACCACTCAAGATTTAGTTGGAAAAGGTGATCGTGTCAATCACAATGCTTCACATGATTCTGTTTCTGAGGATAGTGGTAAGCATAGACGGGAGGGAAAGGATAGGAAAAGGCATAAAAGGTCTGAGAAAAAGTATACATCTTCTGATGAGGATTATAGTGATGATTCTGAGTTAGAGGACAGGAAAGAGGCTAAGAGGAGGAGAAAAGAGGAGAAGAAGCTGCAGAAGGAGGAGAAGCGTCGAAGATGTGAAGAGAAGCGACGCAGAAGGGAAGAACGGCGTGCGGAGAAGCTGAAAATGAAGAGTAAAACAGATGATATTTCAGGTGATGAGGAGGCTAAACGAATGGATTATCATCAAAGTGATAGTGTAGTTACACCATCTGAGCAAAAGAAGCTTGAGATTGAATTGCGGAACAAGGCTCTTGAATCCCTCAAAGCAAAGAAGGGCATGAATAACTAA
- the LOC100800601 gene encoding transcription initiation factor IIA large subunit, with translation MAASTTSQVYIQVIDDVMNKVRDEFVNNGGPGDEVLKELQSIWESKMMQAGAIVGPIERSGAPKPTPGGPITPVHDLNMPYEGTEEYETPTAEMLFPPTPLQTPLQTPLPGTVDNSMYNIPTGPSDYPSAGNEPGANNEIKGGRPGPYMQPPPSPWTNQNQNQNQRAPLDVNVAYVEGRDEAERGASNQPLTQDFFMSSGKRKRDEIASQYNAGGYIPQQDGAGDAASQILEIEVYGGGMSIDAGHSTSKGKMPAQSDRPASQIPQLDGPIPYDDDVLSTPNIYNYGVFNEDYNIANTPAPSEVPASTPAPIAQNEVDEEDDDDEPPLNENDDDDLDDLDQGEDQNTHHLVLAQFDKVTRTKSRWKCTLKDGIMHINNKDILFNKATGEFDF, from the exons ATGGCGGCCTCCACCACCAGCCAGGTCTACATCCAGGTAATCGACGATGTCATGAACAAGGTCCGCGACGAGTTTGTCAACAACGGTGGTCCCGGCGACGAAGTTCTCAAGGAGCTTCAATCT ATATGGGAATCGAAGATGATGCAAGCTGGTGCCATTGTTGGTCCCATAGAAAGGTCCGGGGCGCCTAAGCCAACGCCCGGTGGTCCAATTACTCCGGTTCATGATCTTAACATGCCTTATGAGGGGACTGAGGAGTATGAAACTCCCACAGCGGAAATGCTTTTCCCCCCT ACGCCATTGCAAACTCCTCTTCAAACCCCTTTACCAGGAACTGTGGATAACTCAATGTATAACATTCCCACTGGACCTAGTGACTACCCGTCTGCTGGAAATGAGCCTGGTGCAAATAACGAGATAAAAGGTGGAAGGCCTGGTCCATACATG CAACCTCCTCCTTCTCCGTGGACGAACCAGAACCAGAACCAGAACCAAAGGGCTCCACTTGACGTCAATGTTG CTTACGTGGAAGGGCGGGATGAGGCGGAAAGAGGAGCTTCAAATCAACCTCTGACACAG GACTTCTTCATGTCCTCGGGGAAGCGGAAACGTGATGAAATTGCTTCTCAATATAATGCTGGTGGATATATACCTCAGCAAGATGGAGCTGGAGATGCTGCTTCTCAAATTTTGGAAATTGAA GTGTATGGAGGGGGCATGTCCATTGATGCAGGTCACTCTACTTCTAAAGGAAAAATGCCAGCACAATCAGACAGGCCAGCTTCTCAGATTCCTCAACTTGATGGACCAATTCCCTATGATGATGATGTGCTTTCTACTCCAAAT ATATACAATTATGGAGTGTTCAATGAAGACTACAACATTGCAAATACACCAGCTCCTTCCG AAGTACCAGCAAGTACCCCTGCTCCCATTGCTCAAAATGAggttgatgaagaagatgatgatgatgagccCCCCCTAaatgaaaatgatgatgatgatttggaTGATTTGGATCAGGGAGAGGATCAAAATACACATCATCTTGTTTTGGCCCAGTTTGACAAG GTGACACGTACCAAGAGTAGATGGAAGTGCACCCTAAAGGATGGTATCATGCATATAAATAATAAGGACATTCTCTTCAATAAG GCAACTGGAGAATTTGACTTCTGA
- the LOC100800071 gene encoding D-xylose-proton symporter-like 3, chloroplastic: MASTTLFSFRLSLNPLHHQQTTRPKSLLSSPRTNPRLVSSINNHLALTRVTYPLLQSHSAPKRRFHVYSDGESSESLVSDATYQEEFSWSSVILPFLFPALGGLLFGYDIGATSGATISLQSPELSGISWFKLSAIQLGLVVSGSLYGALLGSLVAFAIADFLGRKKQLITAALLYLFGGVITAYAPELGVLLAGRLLYGLGIGLAMHGAPLYIAETCPSQIRGTLVSLKELFIVLGILLGYFVGSFLIETVGGWRFMYGFSAPVAVLMGLGMLTLPNSPRWLLLRAVQGKGSFQDLKEKAIFSLSKLRGRPPGDKESERQVEETLVSLKSAYADKESEGNFLEVFQGPNLKAFIIGGGLVLFQQITGQPSVLYYAGPILQSAGFSAASDATKVSVVIGLFKLLMTWIAVLKVDDLGRRPLLIGGVSGIALSLVLLSAYYKFLGGFPLVAVGALLLYVGCYQISFGPISWLMVSEVFPLRTRGKGISLAVLTNFASNAVVTFAFSPLKEFLGAENLFLLFGAIAILSLLFIIFSVPETKGLSLEDIESKILK; this comes from the exons ATGGCATCAACTACTCTCTTCAGCTTCAGACTCTCTTTGAACCCACTGCACCATCAACAGACAACGAGGCCAAAATCTCTGCTCTCCTCTCCTCGCACCAATCCACGCCTCGTTTCTTCCATTAACAATCATTTGGCCCTCACACGTGTCACATACCCGCTTCTCCAATCTCACTCTGCTCCTAAGCGCAGATTCCATGTGTATTCTGATGGGGAAAGCTCCGAGTCGCTTGTTTCTGACGCTACATACCAAGAGGAATTTTCTTGGTCTTCTGTAATTCTTCC GTTTCTGTTCCCTGCGTTGGGTGGCTTATTATTTGGCTATGATATTGGAGCCACCTCTGGCGCTACAATTTCACTGCAG TCACCTGAGCTTAGCGGTATATCATGGTTTAAACTTTCTGCTATTCAGCTTGGACTAGTG GTTAGTGGTTCCCTATATGGGGCTCTTCTTGGCTCGCTTGTTGCATTTGCCATAGCTGATTTCCTTG GGAGGAAGAAACAACTCATTACTGCAGCACTGTTGTATTTGTTTGGTGGTGTGATTACTGCCTATGCACCAGAACTTGGTGTTCTCTTAGCAGGAAGGCTGCTTTATGGACTTGGTATAGGTTTG GCCATGCATGGGGCTCCTTTATATATTGCGGAGACTTGTCCATCACAAATCCGTGGGACTTTAGTATCATTAAAAGAACTCTTCATTGTCCTGGGGATTCTG CTGGGTTATTTTGTGGGAAGCTTTCTGATTGAGACCGTTGGGGGATGGCGGTTCATGTATGGATTTAGTGCTCCAGTTGCTGTATTAATGGGGCTTGGAATGTTGACTCTCCCCAATTCTCCACGGTGGTTGCTTCTCAGAGCAGTGCAAGGAAAAGGTTCTTTTCAAGATTTGAAGGAAAAGGCCATTTTTTCCCTGAGCAAATTAAGGGGCCGACCACCTGGTGACAAAGAATCCGAGAGACAAGTAGAAGAAACCCTTGTCTCATTGAAGTCTGCCTATGCAGATAAGGAATCGGAGGGGAATTTCTTAGAGGTGTTTCAGGGTCCGAATCTGAAAGCTTTCATAATTGGTGGGGGACTAGTCTTATTTCAACAG ATAACAGGTCAACCAAGTGTTCTGTACTATGCAGGTCCAATTCTTCAG AGTGCTGGATTTTCTGCTGCATCCGATGCTACAAAAGTTTCGGTTGTTATTGGCCTATTCAAG TTGCTAATGACTTGGATTGCTGTCCTAAAAGTTGATGATTTGGGGAGAAGACCTCTGCTGATTGGAGGTGTCAGTGGCATT GCCCTTTCTCTAGTTCTCCTTTCTGcttattataaatttcttgGAGGTTTCCCACTTGTTGCTGTTGGAGCTTTACTTCTTTATGTTGGTTGCTACCAG ATATCATTTGGGCCGATAAGTTGGCTAATGGTATCAGAGGTCTTCCCACTTCGCACTAGAGGAAAGGGGATTAGTCTGGCTGTTCTTACCAACTTCGCTTCAAATGCTGTTGTCACCTTTGCATTCTCCCCGCTAAAG GAGTTTCTAGGAGCAGAAaatctttttctcctttttggGGCTATTGCTATTCTATCACTTTTGTTCATTATCTTTTCTGTCCCAGAGACAAAAGGCTTGAGTTTAGAAGATATAGAATCCAAAATCTTGAAGTGA